The proteins below come from a single Agromyces flavus genomic window:
- a CDS encoding MGMT family protein produces the protein MPRHGEGFVDAVLAVVDDIPPGHVMTYGDVAATLGSRGARAVGQVMARYGGDVPWWRVVRAGGRPPAGHAERARSHYADEGVPIRPVDDEDGYRIDLAACRWRG, from the coding sequence ATGCCGCGACATGGCGAGGGCTTCGTCGACGCCGTCCTCGCGGTGGTCGACGACATCCCGCCCGGCCACGTCATGACCTATGGCGACGTGGCCGCGACGCTCGGCTCGCGGGGCGCGCGCGCCGTCGGCCAGGTCATGGCACGCTACGGCGGCGACGTGCCGTGGTGGCGCGTCGTCCGCGCGGGCGGGCGTCCACCGGCGGGCCACGCCGAACGGGCTCGGTCCCACTACGCCGACGAGGGCGTCCCGATCCGCCCCGTCGACGACGAGGACGGCTACCGGATCGACCTGGCCGCCTGCCGCTGGCGCGGCTGA
- a CDS encoding GNAT family N-acetyltransferase — MAELRLEELNATNIVAANNLSLKPGQEQFLAPVTYAAETAVVNPATAWQRVALNGDRVVGFIHGNFDPDNAHEEFRACIWRINVDAEVQGKGVGRFLAHALAEEAKRRGFHRITVLWEPGDQGPGEFFHRIGFRDVGETQYGDVIGALELKS; from the coding sequence ATGGCAGAACTGCGACTGGAAGAACTGAACGCGACGAACATCGTGGCCGCGAACAACCTGTCGCTCAAGCCCGGGCAGGAGCAGTTCCTCGCCCCCGTCACCTACGCCGCCGAGACCGCGGTCGTGAACCCCGCCACCGCGTGGCAGCGGGTCGCCCTCAACGGCGATCGCGTCGTCGGGTTCATCCACGGCAACTTCGACCCCGACAACGCGCACGAGGAGTTCCGCGCCTGCATCTGGCGCATCAACGTCGACGCCGAGGTGCAGGGCAAGGGCGTCGGCCGGTTCCTCGCGCACGCGCTCGCCGAGGAGGCGAAGCGTCGCGGATTCCACCGCATCACCGTGCTCTGGGAGCCCGGCGACCAGGGCCCCGGCGAGTTCTTCCACCGCATCGGCTTCCGTGACGTCGGCGAGACGCAGTACGGAGACGTCATCGGCGCGCTCGAGCTGAAGAGCTGA
- a CDS encoding NADP-dependent isocitrate dehydrogenase — protein MSKIKVEGTVVELDGDEMTRIIWQAIKDQLIHPYLDVNLEYYDLSIQKRDETDDQITVDAANAIKKHGVGVKCATITPDEARVEEFGLKKMWRSPNGTIRNILGGVIFREPIIISNIPRLVPGWNKPIIVGRHAFGDQYRATDFKFEGEGTLTMTFTPKDGSEPQSFEVFQAPGSGVAMGMYNLDDSIRDFARASLNYGLARNYPVYLSTKNTILKAYDGRFKDIFQEVFDTEFKAKFDEAGLTYEHRLIDDMVAASLKWEGGYVWACKNYDGDVQSDTVAQGFGSLGLMTSVLTTPDGSVVEAEAAHGTVTRHYRQHQQGKPTSTNPIASIFAWTRGLAHRGKLDGNQELIDFAHTLEDVIIETVESGAMTKDLALLVGPDQAYQTTEEFLDTIDANLKARLAA, from the coding sequence TTGTCGAAGATCAAGGTCGAAGGCACCGTCGTCGAACTCGACGGCGACGAGATGACCCGCATCATCTGGCAGGCCATCAAGGACCAGCTCATCCACCCGTACCTCGACGTGAACCTCGAGTACTACGACCTCTCCATCCAGAAGCGCGACGAGACCGACGACCAGATCACGGTCGACGCGGCCAACGCGATCAAGAAGCACGGCGTCGGCGTCAAGTGCGCGACGATCACGCCCGACGAGGCGCGCGTCGAGGAGTTCGGCCTCAAGAAGATGTGGCGTTCGCCGAACGGCACGATCCGCAACATCCTCGGCGGCGTGATCTTCCGCGAGCCGATCATCATCTCGAACATCCCGCGGCTCGTGCCCGGCTGGAACAAGCCGATCATCGTCGGCCGCCACGCGTTCGGCGACCAGTACCGCGCGACCGACTTCAAGTTCGAGGGCGAGGGCACCCTCACGATGACCTTCACCCCGAAGGACGGCTCCGAGCCGCAGTCCTTCGAGGTCTTCCAGGCGCCCGGCTCGGGCGTCGCGATGGGCATGTACAACCTCGACGACTCGATCCGCGACTTCGCGCGGGCGTCGCTGAACTACGGCCTCGCCCGCAACTACCCGGTGTACCTGTCGACGAAGAACACGATCCTGAAGGCCTACGACGGCCGCTTCAAGGACATCTTCCAGGAGGTCTTCGACACCGAGTTCAAGGCGAAGTTCGACGAGGCCGGCCTCACCTACGAGCACCGCCTCATCGACGACATGGTCGCCGCGTCCCTCAAGTGGGAGGGCGGCTACGTCTGGGCGTGCAAGAACTACGACGGCGACGTGCAGTCCGACACCGTCGCGCAGGGCTTCGGCTCGCTCGGCCTCATGACCTCGGTGCTCACCACGCCCGACGGCAGCGTCGTCGAGGCCGAGGCGGCCCACGGCACGGTGACGCGCCACTACCGCCAGCACCAGCAGGGCAAGCCCACCTCGACGAACCCGATCGCCTCGATCTTCGCCTGGACGCGCGGGCTCGCGCACCGCGGCAAGCTCGACGGCAACCAGGAGCTCATCGACTTCGCGCACACGCTCGAGGACGTGATCATCGAGACCGTCGAGTCGGGTGCCATGACCAAGGACCTCGCGCTGCTCGTCGGGCCCGACCAGGCGTACCAGACGACCGAGGAGTTCCTCGACACGATCGACGCGAACCTCAAGGCGCGCCTCGCGGCGTAG
- a CDS encoding heavy metal translocating P-type ATPase, translated as MARAARPLRLIRRYPIVALTLGIGVLGIVLALTGQGWLVAWIFSIYALGIAAWQAVGMVRDILGGHWGLDILAVTALVATVAVGEYVAALIVVLMLTGGEALEDYADRRAKRELDALLARAPQRAHRVVDDHFEDVPVDEVRPGDVLLVRPSEIVPVDGELRSAETSVDESSITGESVPVEKSAGDELLSGSVNGPVAVEITATARAADSQYQQIVALVAEAAASKAPVVRLADRYAVPFTVFSLLLAGVAWWVSGDPVRFAEVLVLATPCPLLIAAPVAFIGGMSRAARNGIIVKGGGVLEQLARAKTAVFDKTGTLTHGEPELVAVRTEPGFGSDELLVLVASAEQYSSHVLAASIMQAATDRGLRLVEGEWARESATNGVTARIGGRDVTVGKFAYVRERAPEARRTEISPGELAVYVAVDGRFAGALLARDRLRGNARATLERLDRLGVRHTMMLTGDAQATADHIAAELGLERVRAECLPADKVQEVSAIAERPVIMVGDGVNDAPVLAAADIGVAMGARGATAASESADAVILVDDISRTAKAVEIGRDTVRIALQSIWLGIIVSVGLMLVAAFGFIPATAGALLQEFVDLAAILAALRAIGGRRDAAASAPVPEYAATSAR; from the coding sequence ATGGCACGTGCTGCCCGGCCGCTGCGCCTCATCCGCCGATACCCGATCGTCGCGCTCACGCTCGGGATCGGGGTGCTGGGCATCGTCCTCGCGCTCACGGGGCAGGGCTGGCTCGTCGCCTGGATCTTCAGCATCTACGCGCTCGGCATCGCGGCCTGGCAGGCCGTCGGGATGGTGCGGGACATCCTGGGCGGGCACTGGGGTCTCGACATCCTCGCCGTCACCGCCCTCGTCGCGACCGTCGCCGTGGGCGAGTACGTCGCGGCACTGATCGTCGTGCTCATGTTGACGGGCGGCGAGGCGCTCGAGGACTACGCGGACCGACGGGCCAAGCGCGAACTCGACGCGTTGCTCGCTCGGGCCCCGCAGCGCGCGCATCGTGTCGTCGACGACCACTTCGAGGATGTCCCGGTCGACGAGGTCCGACCGGGAGACGTGCTGCTCGTGCGACCGAGCGAGATCGTTCCCGTCGACGGCGAGCTGCGCTCGGCCGAGACGTCGGTCGACGAGTCGTCGATCACCGGCGAGAGCGTTCCCGTCGAGAAGAGTGCCGGCGACGAGCTGCTGAGCGGGTCCGTCAACGGGCCCGTCGCCGTCGAGATCACGGCGACCGCACGTGCGGCCGACAGCCAGTACCAGCAGATCGTGGCGCTCGTCGCCGAGGCCGCCGCGAGCAAGGCCCCCGTCGTGCGACTCGCCGACCGCTACGCGGTGCCCTTCACGGTCTTCTCGCTGCTGCTCGCGGGCGTCGCGTGGTGGGTGTCGGGCGATCCGGTGCGCTTCGCCGAGGTGCTCGTGCTCGCGACGCCGTGCCCGCTGCTCATCGCCGCGCCCGTGGCGTTCATCGGCGGGATGAGCCGGGCGGCGCGCAACGGGATCATCGTCAAGGGCGGGGGAGTGCTCGAGCAGCTCGCCAGGGCGAAGACCGCCGTGTTCGACAAGACCGGAACGCTCACACACGGCGAGCCGGAACTCGTCGCCGTGCGCACCGAACCGGGCTTCGGGTCGGATGAGCTGCTGGTGCTCGTCGCCTCGGCGGAGCAGTACTCCTCGCACGTCCTCGCCGCCTCGATCATGCAGGCCGCGACCGATCGGGGCCTGCGACTCGTCGAGGGCGAATGGGCTCGCGAATCGGCGACCAACGGCGTGACGGCCCGGATCGGCGGTCGCGACGTGACCGTCGGCAAGTTCGCCTACGTGCGGGAACGGGCGCCGGAGGCGCGCCGTACCGAGATCTCGCCGGGCGAGCTCGCCGTGTACGTCGCCGTCGACGGCCGATTCGCGGGCGCCCTGCTCGCACGCGACCGGCTGCGGGGCAACGCCCGTGCGACGCTCGAGCGACTCGATCGGCTCGGCGTGCGCCACACCATGATGCTCACGGGCGACGCGCAGGCGACGGCCGACCACATCGCGGCCGAGCTCGGCCTCGAGCGGGTGCGCGCCGAGTGCCTCCCCGCCGACAAGGTGCAGGAGGTCTCGGCAATCGCCGAGCGCCCGGTGATCATGGTCGGCGACGGCGTGAACGACGCGCCCGTGCTCGCCGCGGCCGACATCGGGGTGGCGATGGGCGCGCGCGGCGCGACGGCTGCGAGCGAGTCCGCCGACGCCGTGATCCTCGTCGACGACATCTCGCGCACCGCCAAGGCCGTCGAGATCGGCCGCGACACCGTGCGCATCGCCCTGCAGAGCATCTGGCTCGGCATCATCGTGAGCGTCGGACTGATGCTCGTGGCGGCGTTCGGCTTCATCCCGGCGACGGCGGGCGCGCTCCTGCAGGAGTTCGTCGACCTGGCGGCGATCCTCGCCGCGCTCCGCGCGATCGGCGGGCGGCGTGAC